From Glycine soja cultivar W05 chromosome 4, ASM419377v2, whole genome shotgun sequence, the proteins below share one genomic window:
- the LOC114409808 gene encoding BURP domain protein RD22-like — translation MEFRCLPLVFSLNLLLMTVHAAIPPEVYWERMLPNTPMPKAIIDFLNLDQLPLGYGAKKTQSEDDQPLWYGVKKTQSEDQPLWYGVKKTQSEEQPLWYGVKKTQSEDQPLWYGVKKTQSEKQPLWYGVKKTQSEDQPPLWYGVKKTQSEDQPLWYGVKKTQSEKQPLWYGVKKTQSEDQPPLWYGVKKTYVAKRSLSQEDETILVANGHQHDIPKADQVFFEEGLRPGTKLDAHFKKRENVTPLLPRQIAQHIPLSSAKIKEIVEMLFVNPEPENVKILEETISMCEVPAITGEERYCATSLESMVDFVTSKLGKNARVISTEAEKESKSQKFSVKDGVKLLAEDKVIVCHPMDYPYVVFMCHEISNTTAHFMPLEGEDGTRVKAAAVCHKDTSEWDPNHVFLQMLKTKPGAAPVCHIFPEGHLLWFAK, via the exons ATGGAGTTTCGTTGCCTTCCATTGGTTTTCTCTCTCAAT CTGTTACTGATGACAGTTCATGCTGCCATACCTCCAGAAGTTTACTGGGAAAGGATGCTTCCAAATACCCCAATGCCCAAAGCAATCATAGACTTTCTAAACCTTG ATCAACTTCCTCTTGGGTATGGTGCTAAGAAAACTCAATCCGAAGATGATCAACCTCTTTGGTACGGTGTTAAGAAAACTCAATCCGAAGATCAACCTCTTTGGTACGGTGTTAAGAAAACTCAATCCGAAGAACAACCTCTTTGGTACGGTGTTAAGAAAACTCAATCCGAAGATCAACCTCTTTGGTACGGTGTTAAGAAAACTCAATCCGAAAAACAACCTCTTTGGTACGGTGTTAAGAAAACTCAATCCGAAGATCAACCTCCTCTTTGGTACGGTGTTAAGAAAACTCAATCCGAAGATCAACCTCTTTGGTACGGTGTTAAGAAAACTCAATCCGAAAAACAACCTCTTTGGTACGGTGTTAAGAAAACTCAATCCGAAGATCAACCTCCTCTTTGGTACGGTGTTAAGAAAACCTATGTTGCAAAAAGAAGTCTTTCACAAGAAGATGAAACGATCCTTGTTGCTAATGGTCATCAACATGACATCCCAAAAGCAGACCAAGTTTTCTTTGAAGAAGGATTAAGGCCTGGCACAAAATTGGATGCTCACttcaagaaaagagaaaatgtaaccCCATTGTTGCCTCGCCAAATTGCACAACATATACCGTTGTCATCAgcaaagataaaagaaatagtTGAGATGCTTTTTGTGAACCCAGAGCCAGAGAATGTTAAGATTCTAGAGGAAACCATTAGTATGTGTGAAGTGCCTGCAATAACTGGAGAAGAAAGATATTGTGCAACTTCATTAGAGTCCATGGTAGATTTTGTCACTTCTAAGCTTGGGAAGAATGCTCGAGTTATTTCTACAGAAGCAGAAAAGGAAAGTAAGTCCCAAAAATTCTCGGTGAAAGATGGAGTGAAGTTGTTAGCAGAAGATAAGGTCATTGTTTGTCATCCTATGGATTACCCATATGTTGTGTTTATGTGTCATGAGATATCAAATACTACTGCGCATTTTATGCCTTTGGAGGGAGAAGATGGAACCAGAGTTAAAGCTGCAGCTGTATGCCACAAAGACACATCAGAATGGGATCCAAACCATGTGTTTTTACAAATGCTTAAAACCAAGCCTGGAGCTGCTCCAGTGTGTCACATCTTCCCTGAGGGCCACCTTCTCTGGTTTGCCAAATAG